The Paenibacillus uliginis N3/975 genome has a window encoding:
- a CDS encoding alpha/beta hydrolase: MKNLKRLIKYVGVFIIIILVIALFRPTWTSNIKGDNSISVLEQVEINGTKQQIMIRGRDQNNPVIIYVHGGPSVSEIPYAKYEDLLEKDFTVVNYDQRGSGKSYHFNEDYSNLTADVLVDDLLELTDYISKRFGKEKVILIGHSYGTYLGTTAAYKAPEKYEAYIGTGQVSNMQESEIDNLNYTISEAKKAGNTEDVKYLEGIAEKIYKGEAAAPRGYVGKYGGATRLINMSDGEILLSREYNLLDFIRYNNGVAKTQEQLVKEVFDKPLPKAVTKLDLPFYFVMGKYDAMTSSNAAKKYFDRIEADKKEFISFEQSAHYPQFEEKEKFYNWMCDTFK; this comes from the coding sequence ATGAAAAACTTAAAGAGATTAATAAAATATGTCGGTGTATTCATTATTATAATACTGGTAATCGCACTTTTCAGGCCCACATGGACTTCGAATATAAAAGGGGATAACAGTATTAGCGTTCTAGAACAAGTTGAGATCAATGGTACCAAACAGCAAATCATGATTAGAGGTCGTGATCAAAATAACCCGGTCATTATATATGTACACGGGGGACCGAGTGTGTCCGAAATTCCTTATGCCAAGTACGAAGACTTATTAGAAAAGGATTTCACTGTCGTTAATTACGATCAAAGAGGAAGCGGCAAATCGTATCATTTTAATGAGGATTATTCTAACTTAACGGCAGACGTACTTGTAGATGATTTATTAGAACTTACGGATTATATTTCGAAACGATTTGGTAAAGAGAAAGTGATCTTAATAGGTCATTCTTACGGCACATATTTAGGAACAACGGCTGCTTATAAAGCTCCAGAAAAATATGAAGCCTATATTGGGACTGGTCAGGTGAGTAATATGCAAGAAAGTGAAATAGATAATTTGAATTATACAATAAGTGAAGCAAAAAAAGCCGGAAATACAGAAGATGTGAAGTACTTAGAGGGGATCGCTGAAAAAATATATAAAGGAGAGGCAGCGGCTCCAAGAGGTTATGTAGGGAAGTACGGCGGCGCTACAAGACTTATTAATATGTCGGATGGCGAGATACTATTAAGTCGTGAATATAATTTGTTGGATTTTATTCGTTATAACAATGGAGTTGCTAAGACACAAGAACAACTTGTAAAAGAGGTTTTTGATAAGCCACTACCTAAGGCAGTTACCAAACTTGATTTACCATTTTATTTTGTAATGGGTAAATACGACGCTATGACTTCATCTAATGCAGCAAAAAAATATTTTGATAGGATTGAAGCGGATAAAAAAGAGTTTATTTCTTTTGAGCAATCAGCCCATTATCCACAATTTGAAGAGAAGGAAAAATTTTATAACTGGATGTGCGACACATTTAAATAG
- a CDS encoding MFS transporter gives MINQGNRRWWVLGALAVGIIAVGLDMTILNLALPVLATDLHATNGDLQWFADAYNLIFAAMLLPAGLLGDRLGRKKMLIIGLIVFGAASAACAYASSSWELIAGRAVLGLGAAFLVPLSMSIIPVLFSEEERPKAIGVWMMANALGIPLGPVVGGWLLNNYWWGSVFLINIPLVIIALIAVSILLPETRSEVKQKVDTIGILASSLGLIGLTYGVIEIGERGWGDVTALSSIIGGILCLAVFMLWEKRVKQPLIDPSLFRSSKFTWGSILATVISFAMFGVLFVTPQYFQAVQGVDALGSGLRLLPLVGGLLFGAPISDKLQSKFGTRATIALGFSILFAGLAVGANTGVDSGYGFASIWVTVVGLGIGFALPAAMDVAMSALSAERSGVGSALIMALRQVGGTMGVAILGTVLSTYYRNNLDLSGLPGDVAEVVQRSVSAGAAVAQKIDSAALLNSVRASFVAGMEMMLWVCGGVAVLGLLLTVIFIQKKTNSNRTLELNQNVIGE, from the coding sequence ATGATTAATCAAGGGAATCGAAGATGGTGGGTGCTAGGTGCTCTTGCAGTGGGAATCATTGCGGTTGGACTAGATATGACAATTCTTAACCTCGCTCTGCCCGTTCTTGCTACGGATTTGCATGCAACGAATGGGGATCTGCAGTGGTTTGCGGATGCGTATAACCTTATATTTGCTGCTATGCTTTTGCCAGCAGGTTTGTTAGGAGATCGATTGGGACGAAAGAAGATGCTTATTATTGGCTTGATTGTGTTTGGGGCGGCTTCTGCAGCATGTGCTTATGCTAGTTCATCCTGGGAGCTGATTGCTGGACGCGCAGTTTTGGGGCTTGGTGCTGCATTTTTGGTACCATTATCAATGTCAATCATACCAGTATTGTTCTCAGAGGAAGAACGTCCTAAAGCAATAGGCGTATGGATGATGGCGAACGCGCTCGGTATTCCGCTGGGACCGGTTGTGGGAGGCTGGTTACTGAATAACTATTGGTGGGGCTCGGTTTTTCTTATCAACATCCCGTTAGTCATTATTGCTTTAATCGCCGTCTCTATATTGTTGCCTGAAACGCGCAGCGAAGTTAAGCAAAAAGTGGATACGATAGGGATTCTTGCTTCGAGCCTTGGATTGATCGGCTTAACGTACGGAGTAATTGAAATTGGCGAAAGAGGATGGGGAGACGTTACAGCATTATCTTCTATAATTGGCGGGATATTGTGCTTAGCCGTTTTTATGTTGTGGGAAAAACGAGTCAAACAGCCGCTTATTGATCCATCGTTATTTCGATCATCCAAATTTACATGGGGATCGATACTGGCTACTGTAATTTCCTTTGCCATGTTTGGTGTATTGTTTGTAACGCCTCAATATTTCCAAGCAGTTCAAGGTGTGGATGCGTTAGGCTCCGGACTACGCTTATTGCCATTAGTTGGCGGGCTTTTGTTTGGAGCTCCGATATCCGATAAACTTCAATCGAAGTTTGGTACCCGGGCTACTATAGCACTTGGTTTCTCGATACTCTTTGCCGGTTTAGCTGTTGGAGCCAATACGGGTGTGGATAGTGGCTACGGTTTTGCTTCCATATGGGTCACTGTAGTGGGATTAGGGATAGGATTTGCTTTACCTGCGGCAATGGATGTTGCAATGTCGGCACTTTCAGCAGAACGCAGCGGTGTAGGTTCGGCTTTAATTATGGCACTACGTCAAGTTGGGGGGACGATGGGGGTTGCTATATTAGGGACCGTTCTCAGCACTTACTATCGAAATAATCTTGATTTAAGCGGTTTACCGGGAGATGTTGCAGAAGTTGTGCAGCGCAGCGTATCTGCTGGAGCAGCCGTGGCACAGAAAATCGACTCGGCAGCTTTATTGAATTCAGTACGCGCTTCCTTCGTTGCTGGAATGGAAATGATGCTGTGGGTATGCGGAGGAGTAGCGGTTCTAGGACTCCTGTTAACAGTAATTTTTATACAAAAGAAGACAAACTCCAACAGAACGCTAGAGTTGAATCAAAATGTGATTGGGGAATAA
- a CDS encoding ABC transporter ATP-binding protein yields MSAILLRNLNKTYSGKRGVIDLNLKVERGEIFGFIGPNGAGKSTTIRLLLQLIAPTSGEIFVLGHRVNGDDPRLRKKIGYLPSEVRLYPDMTGNQVLNFTANVHGVNLKKSPIHEYADRLQWNGNQKIKSYSLGNRKKLGILLALIHNPELLILDEPTSGLDPLVQQQFFQILREWNELKGTTVFFSTHILTEVEKLCDHVAIIRNGRLIQVSTVSEISAAGDHFIEVSFSEMDERDQLQELYKIDPNTKCENGIYRFRVQDKELRSLLAVLSKMPIKDLSVRRTSLEEKFMSEYVSEVNESGGVART; encoded by the coding sequence ATGTCTGCCATTCTTCTCCGGAATCTGAATAAAACATACAGCGGCAAGCGTGGTGTGATTGATCTGAATCTAAAGGTAGAGCGAGGTGAAATCTTCGGATTTATCGGGCCTAATGGGGCTGGAAAATCGACGACGATACGATTGCTTTTGCAATTGATTGCTCCTACATCAGGAGAGATATTTGTTTTGGGACATCGTGTCAATGGTGACGACCCGCGACTGCGCAAAAAAATAGGTTATCTCCCATCCGAGGTTCGGCTTTATCCAGATATGACAGGCAATCAAGTTCTGAATTTCACGGCAAACGTACACGGAGTAAACTTAAAAAAGTCTCCGATTCATGAATATGCAGACAGACTTCAATGGAATGGAAATCAGAAAATCAAATCCTATTCATTGGGAAATCGAAAGAAACTCGGCATTCTTCTTGCACTTATTCATAATCCCGAATTACTTATTCTAGATGAACCAACCTCGGGATTGGATCCGCTCGTGCAGCAACAATTTTTCCAAATACTCCGTGAATGGAATGAGTTAAAAGGAACAACTGTGTTTTTCTCAACTCATATACTGACTGAAGTTGAAAAATTATGTGACCATGTTGCTATTATTCGAAACGGGCGCTTAATACAAGTATCAACGGTATCAGAGATTTCTGCTGCTGGCGATCATTTCATCGAGGTTTCTTTTTCTGAAATGGATGAACGCGATCAGCTGCAAGAACTGTATAAAATTGATCCGAATACAAAATGTGAAAACGGTATTTACCGATTCCGTGTTCAAGATAAGGAACTTCGTTCTCTTCTTGCCGTGCTGTCCAAAATGCCAATTAAGGATTTGAGCGTGCGCAGAACGTCGCTTGAGGAAAAATTTATGAGCGAGTATGTTTCGGAAGTCAATGAATCAGGTGGGGTGGCTCGGACATGA
- a CDS encoding ABC transporter permease subunit has product MNKMMRYEFNQNQRSFWIALLVVGLLQAIPAAASKSYLESVKKKMQEERLENYSENLTTFEGWVSGQPFTFFLLLLGFFSLSWAIGSIVKERDRHTVEFLFTLPYSRTSIYWAKWLAHIYQVIVIAVVSTGIVLLIGRFIGMLNAPLAVTNVMLAGLLTSLAFMGIGFALSPWLNSERGALSIGIGIVSIMFLLNIISSLNDSFMWMAKANLFNLFDAAAISEGEGLPITSVFGALGLLAAGSCAGWAGIVQRDL; this is encoded by the coding sequence ATGAATAAAATGATGCGTTATGAATTTAACCAAAATCAAAGAAGCTTCTGGATTGCTTTACTGGTCGTAGGGCTTCTCCAAGCCATCCCCGCGGCAGCCTCCAAGTCATATTTGGAGAGTGTGAAGAAAAAAATGCAGGAAGAGCGATTGGAAAACTACTCCGAAAACCTCACTACTTTTGAAGGATGGGTATCCGGGCAGCCATTCACGTTTTTTTTACTTCTCCTTGGTTTTTTCTCTTTGAGCTGGGCAATTGGCTCCATTGTCAAAGAGCGAGATCGTCATACAGTGGAGTTCTTATTTACGCTTCCGTATAGCCGAACCTCTATTTATTGGGCTAAATGGCTCGCGCATATTTATCAAGTGATTGTCATTGCTGTTGTATCGACAGGAATTGTCTTGTTGATAGGGAGATTTATCGGCATGCTGAATGCGCCTTTGGCAGTAACGAACGTTATGTTGGCAGGATTATTGACCTCACTAGCATTTATGGGAATCGGATTTGCATTATCTCCATGGCTGAACTCTGAACGCGGAGCTTTGTCGATTGGGATTGGAATAGTATCAATTATGTTTTTATTAAATATAATCTCTAGCTTGAATGATAGTTTTATGTGGATGGCAAAGGCTAACTTGTTTAATTTGTTTGATGCAGCAGCCATTAGTGAGGGAGAGGGGCTGCCTATCACATCAGTGTTCGGCGCATTGGGGCTGCTTGCAGCGGGGAGCTGTGCAGGATGGGCCGGTATTGTTCAAAGGGACTTGTGA
- a CDS encoding TetR family transcriptional regulator has translation MHALRLFRELGYHETTVEQIAEAAEISPSTFFRYFPTKEEVVTTDNYDPLLNAAFEDQPSDLSPIQAVRQAMVSGVKELSDGELATMRERDQLIMSIPELRAATLNNMTETMKLISEMVAKRIGCSPDDMAVRTFAGAVIGVNISVMLHYAEHPDADFKQLLDTALGQLEAGLPLPGK, from the coding sequence ATGCATGCGTTGCGTCTTTTTAGAGAACTGGGCTATCACGAAACTACCGTCGAACAAATTGCCGAGGCTGCGGAAATATCACCGAGTACTTTTTTTCGATATTTTCCAACCAAGGAAGAGGTAGTCACTACAGATAATTACGATCCGCTTCTTAACGCTGCTTTTGAAGATCAACCTTCAGATCTGAGCCCGATTCAGGCCGTCCGTCAAGCGATGGTCTCGGGAGTTAAAGAACTGTCGGATGGTGAGCTGGCCACGATGCGAGAACGAGATCAACTGATTATGAGCATTCCCGAGCTCAGGGCGGCAACCTTGAACAACATGACCGAGACGATGAAGTTGATTTCGGAGATGGTGGCCAAGCGTATCGGCTGTTCGCCGGACGATATGGCAGTTCGTACTTTTGCCGGGGCGGTCATCGGCGTGAATATTTCAGTCATGCTGCATTATGCAGAGCATCCGGATGCTGACTTCAAGCAATTGTTGGATACGGCCTTAGGCCAACTGGAGGCAGGCCTGCCATTGCCGGGAAAGTAA